A single window of Acetohalobium arabaticum DSM 5501 DNA harbors:
- a CDS encoding sigma-54 interaction domain-containing protein, translated as MTKLKELKKFIQQIANAFAAVMDYEIGILDDEVEIVAGTGKYKEIVNSRVGSGCITDRLISNSNSKSFFVEDTDSNDLCNRCQFKKECPVLAVVISPIKFSGQVVGTFALMAFDETQRQNLITNRSNLITFSEKVADFLSSTLAEKEMRKQMGILADQFKAVINSVHEGIIAINAQGNITHINQSATEVLKLNQVQTGKNIKSFFPELNLERIFSDSIMKNDYCETKLKYKQGEEEFELLCNITLIKNNEQVIGATISFRGLEEMKQLATKIIAEDQQSAFDKIKGTSNEIINLKKQMHKVAQTSSTVLICGESGTGKGMFARAIHEESDRKEEAFISVNCAAIPENLLESELFGYEEGAFTGAKKGGKPGKFELAHKGTIFLDEIGDMPLHFQVKLLKVIEDKKLERVGGVESIDIDVRIIAATHQDLKKMVKEGKFRKDLFYRLNVIPFSIPPLRERKEDILLLSHFFLQRYSHLLGKDIEGFTEGAKQKLLNYSWPGNIRELENSIEYAVNIATSNYITEKYLPETILESFSGNEETSVVPTLNEVERKTIIKALQEFGTSGKGKEKAAEALGIGRSTLYRKLDDYNIELS; from the coding sequence TATGGATTACGAAATAGGAATTTTGGATGATGAGGTAGAAATTGTTGCTGGAACTGGAAAGTATAAAGAAATTGTAAACTCCCGAGTTGGTTCAGGCTGTATAACTGATAGACTTATTTCTAATTCTAATTCTAAAAGTTTTTTTGTTGAAGATACTGATAGTAATGATTTATGTAATAGGTGTCAGTTTAAAAAAGAATGTCCTGTTTTAGCAGTAGTTATTTCGCCTATTAAATTTTCAGGACAAGTGGTAGGAACTTTTGCTTTGATGGCTTTTGATGAAACACAGCGTCAAAATCTTATTACTAATAGATCAAATTTGATAACTTTTTCAGAAAAAGTAGCAGATTTTCTATCTAGTACTTTGGCTGAAAAAGAGATGAGAAAGCAGATGGGAATTTTAGCGGATCAGTTTAAAGCAGTGATTAATTCTGTTCATGAAGGTATTATTGCTATTAATGCTCAGGGTAATATTACTCACATTAATCAGTCAGCAACTGAGGTTTTAAAACTCAATCAGGTACAAACTGGTAAAAATATTAAAAGTTTTTTTCCTGAACTAAATCTAGAGAGAATTTTTAGTGATAGTATAATGAAGAATGATTATTGTGAAACAAAACTTAAGTATAAACAGGGTGAAGAAGAATTTGAATTACTCTGCAATATTACTTTAATTAAGAATAATGAGCAAGTTATAGGTGCTACTATTTCATTTAGAGGGTTAGAAGAGATGAAGCAGTTAGCTACTAAGATTATTGCGGAAGACCAACAATCTGCTTTTGATAAAATTAAAGGTACTAGTAATGAAATTATTAATCTTAAAAAACAGATGCATAAGGTGGCTCAGACTTCTTCGACAGTCTTAATTTGTGGTGAAAGTGGTACTGGAAAGGGTATGTTTGCCCGAGCGATTCATGAAGAGAGTGATAGAAAAGAAGAAGCTTTTATTTCTGTTAATTGCGCAGCTATTCCTGAAAATTTGCTGGAATCTGAATTATTTGGTTATGAAGAAGGGGCATTTACTGGAGCTAAGAAGGGTGGTAAGCCGGGTAAATTTGAACTTGCTCATAAAGGAACTATCTTTTTAGATGAGATTGGTGATATGCCGCTGCATTTTCAAGTTAAATTGTTAAAAGTAATTGAGGATAAAAAATTAGAGAGGGTAGGAGGAGTTGAATCAATTGATATTGATGTACGAATTATTGCTGCTACTCATCAAGACTTAAAAAAGATGGTTAAAGAAGGTAAATTTAGAAAGGATTTATTTTATCGATTGAATGTAATTCCTTTTTCGATTCCGCCTTTGCGAGAACGAAAGGAAGACATACTATTATTATCACACTTTTTTTTACAGAGATATTCTCATTTATTAGGTAAAGATATTGAAGGATTTACGGAAGGAGCTAAACAGAAGTTGCTTAATTATTCATGGCCGGGTAATATTCGTGAGTTAGAAAATAGTATTGAATATGCTGTCAATATTGCTACTTCTAATTACATTACTGAAAAATATCTGCCAGAAACAATTTTAGAATCTTTTTCAGGAAATGAAGAGACATCTGTAGTTCCTACTCTTAATGAAGTAGAAAGAAAAACAATTATTAAGGCGTTACAGGAGTTTGGAACGAGTGG